The Actinomycetota bacterium DNA window TGGACGGGCATCCCGGTCTCGAAGCTGATGGAAGGCGAGATCGCGAAGCTGATCCACCTCGAGGAGCATCTGCACCGGCGCGTCGTCGGTCAGGAGCGCGGGATGGAAGCGGTATCGAACGCGATCCGCCGCGCGCGCTCGGGACTGTCGGATCCGAACCGGCCGGTGGGGTCGTTCCTGTTCCTCGGCCCCACGGGGGTCGGAAAGACGGAGCTGGCTCGCGCGCTCGCGGAGTTCCTGTTCGATGACGAGAAGGCGCTGGTTCGGATCGACATGAGCGAGTACCAGGAGCGGCACTCCGTGTCGCGCCTGATCGGCGCGCCGCCGGGGTACGTCGGCTACGACGAGGGAGGCCAGCTCACGGAGGTCGTTCGCCGGCGCCCGTATTCGGTGCTGCTGCTCGACGAGATCGAGAAGGCGCACACCGACGTGTTCAACGTGTTGCTTCAGTTGCTCGACGAGGGACGGCTGACCGACGGTCAGGGCCGGACGGTGGACTTCCGGAACACGGTCGTGATCATGACGTCGAACCTGGGGTCGGCCGCGATCATGGACACCGATCTGTCGGAGGATCTGATATCGCAGCGCGTGATGGCCGAGGTGCGGGGACACTTCCGTCCGGAGTTCCTCAACCGGGTCGACGACATCGTGATCTTCCACCGGCTGAGCGCGGAACACCTGCGCCAGATCGTGGACATCCAGATCGCCGGTCTTCAGCGCCGGCTCGAGGAACGCAAGATCACCGTCGAGCTGTCGGACAAGGCGCGCGAGTGGCTGGCGGAACGAGGGTTCGACCCGGCGTACGGCGCCCGGCCGCTGAAGCGGCTGATCCAGCGTGAGATCTCGGACGCGCTCGCGCGGCGGCTGCTCGGAGGCGAGTTCGCCGAGGGTGATCGGGTCGAGGTCGACGCGACCGCCGATGGCCTGGAGTTCCGCAAGGCATAGGTCCCCACGGCGGCGGCGGGTAGTACCTCTCCCCGACGGTGACAGACATGTCTGTCATGACTGTCATGACAGTCGCCTCCGGGAATCTCCCTACCTCCCCTCAGTCATGACCCGGGCGGACTCAACGCGATCGGGATCTCGGCTCGCCATTATGCTTTCGGTTGTGGGGACCGTGTGCTCGCGGTGTGGGGCGGAGCTTCCGGAGGAGGCTCGGTTTTGCCCGCGGTGCGGGGCCCCGACCGAGGTGCCGCTGTCGGCGGAGCGCAAGGTCGTCAGCGTGCTCTTCGCGGACCTGACCGACTCGACCAAGCTCGCGGCGTCGATCGATCCCGAGCGGTTCCGCGAGCTTCAGGGCGCGTTCTATCGGGAGGCGTCGGAGCGGATCGGCTCGTTGCGCGGGCGCACCGAGAAGTTCGTCGGCGACTCGGTCATGGCGATCTTCGGGGTGCCGTATTCGCACGACGACGACGCATTGCGTGCGGTCCGCGCCGGGATCGAGATCCGCGATCGCACGGCCCGGCTCGGCGAGGAGCTCGGGCTCCCGGCGCCGCTCCAGGTGCGGATCGGGATCAACTCGGGACCGGTCGTCGTCGGTTCGGGGCCCGCAGATCAGTTCCTGGCTTCGGGGGCGGCGGTGAACCTCGCGGCGCGCTTGCAGCAGGCGGGCGAGCCCGGTGAGATCCTCGCCGGCGAGACGACCCGGCAGCTGACGCGCACCACCGTCTCGTTCGGCGAGCCGCGAACCGTCGTCGCCAAGGGGTTCGACCAGCCGCTGACGGCGTGGCCGGTTGATTCGCTCTCGTTCCGATCCTCGCGCCGGACGATCCCGATCGTCGGCCGCCACCGCGAGCTGACGCTGCTCCGCGAGACGCTGGCGCGCTCGCGAGAGACCTCGCGCCTGCATCTCGTCACGGTGCTCGGAGAGCCCGGCATCGGGAAGTCGCGGCTCGTCGAGGAGCTGCTGTCTTCGGTCGAGGAGGACGTCACCGTTCTGCGCGGCCGCGCGGGACGGTTCGAGGAGGACGCGCTCTTCGCTTCGGTCGGCGAGATGCTCCGGCACGAGATCGGCGCGGACGCGACCGATCCGCCCGAAACGGTCCTGCAGCGCCTCCACGCGCGTGTCGACGAGGTGTGTCTGCGCGAAGCCGAGCAGGAGACGACCGACCGGCTGGCGCTGGCGCTCGGCATCGGAGCCGATCGCGGGGCACAGCGCCCCTACCAGCTCGCCGAGGTACGCGCCGGACTGGTCGCGTACCTCACCGGGCTGACGCGCTCGGGCGGGCCGGTGGTCGTCGCGTTCGAGGATCTCGAGCTCGCGCCTGCGGACCTGCTCGAGCTGATCGAGCAGGTGGGCGTGCGAGGCCGGCGGCTGCCGGTCGTCATCGTGTGCGCCGGGCGCGACGAGATGCTCCATACGTTCCCGGGATGGCCGGGCGCCGTGACCGATGCCATCACGCTCCGGCTCGAGCCGCTGTCCGAGGAACACGCGATCGAGCTCGCGCGCGCCTCGGGCGGGTCACTCGCCGACGAAACCGCCGAACGCGTCGCGCGGCACGCCGGCGGCAACCCGTTCTTCATCGTGGAGACCACCGGCATGCTCCTGCACGAGCGCAACGAGGAGCCGGCCGCCGTCGCGCCGCCGCTCCCGGCGACGGTGCATGCGGTCGTGGCGGCACGCATCGACCACCTGGACCCGCGCTCGCGCGACGTCGTCCGGAAGGCGTCGGTCTTCCCGCGGTCGAGCTTCTTCGCAACCGACCTCGCGATCGTCGTCGAGGCGTCCGATGAGGCGCTCGCGCGGCTCGAGGACGAGGAGCTGTTCGTGCGCGACCAGGAGCGTTCCGAGATGTGGCGCTTCAAGCACGACGTCGTTCGCGACGTCGCGTACGACTCGCTCGCCAAACGCGAGCGGCTTCAGCTCCACCTGGCCGTGGCCGACCGGCTCGAGTCGGAAGGACGGTACCCGGCCGGGCTCGCGCATCACCTCGAGCGGGCGGCCCACGCGTCCGTCGACCTCGATCCGTCGGATCGCTCGATCGCCGAGCGTGCCGTCGACGCGCTGCAGCACTCGGGCGATATCGCGCGACGGCGGATGGAGTCTCGCACGGCCATCGGCCGGTACGAGCGTGCGCTTGCGCTGGCCGGGCCCGAGGACCAGTGGAGCGCGCGCGAAGCGCAGGTGCTCTGCGGCATCGGAGAGGCTCGCTACTGGCTCGGTGAATTCCCCGAGTCGCGTGCGACGCTGGAGCGTGCCCTGATGTTCGGGCCCGAGGACGACTGGGTGCTGTGCTTCGCGCATCGGTTCATCGGCGACATCGCGCTCAACATCGAAGGGGAGATACCGCGGGCGGAGGAGCATTTCGCGCGCGCGCTGGACGCAGCGCGCAGGCTCGACGAACCGAGCCGCGCATTCGGGCTCGCTCGGACGCTTCTGATCGCGGCGTGGGCGCCGTATCACGCCCGCAACGACCTCGCGAAAGCCAAGGAGATGTTCCAGGAAGCGCTCGACGTGGCGACCGCCAATCCCGACGGCGATCCGTGGGCTATCGCGCGGGCGCTCACGTTCCTCGCCAGCATGACCTCGTCGCTCGAGCACGAGGCGGCCACGCTTCCGTTCATCGAGCGCGCGCTCGAGATCGGCCGGTCGATGAAGGATCCGTTCACCACCGCCGTCGCCCAGCACAAGCTCGGCGCTGCGCTCGGGATCATGGGACGGATCGACGAGGCGATCCCGCACCTCGAGGCCGCCGCGGCCACGCTGGCCGACATCGACGCGCGCTGGGAGACCGCGAGCGTACTCGCCGACCTTGGTGAGATCCTGCGTCATTTCGACCGGCCGCGGGGGGCCGAGCGGCCGCTCCGTGAGGCGCTCGCGATAACGCGCGAGCTCGGGGACCGCCAGCTGATCGGCTGGATCGCGGCCGAGCTTGCCCGGACGCTTCGGATGCTCGGCCGGAGCGACGAAGCACGGACCATCCTCAGCGAGGCTGCGACGCGCATCGACCTGTCTGCGGAGTCGTCGGCGCTCAAGGCGAAGGCTTTGATGGCGGTGGACGACGGCGACGAGAAGACGGCGCGCGCCACGATGGATCATGCGCTCGAGCTCGCGCGCGCCCGCGGTCTGGGGAACTCGCTGGCACGGATGGTGTGGTTCGCCGGACGCTTGCTGGGTCCTGAAGCCGTGGGAGGAGAGCAGGCACTTCGAGACGCGCGGGAGCGCCTCGAAGGAGCGGGCTGGGTGATGTTCCTGGTCGACGCGGATCTCCCGCCGACCCTCTGAGCTTGCCTTCTATCGTTTTATCCGGCGGCATGCTAGGCTAACGCCCGAGTTCGAGGTTTCGCGTCAAAGGTGTGTAGCCGCGGTCTCCTGCCGCGGCCGTTCCTTTTTCCGGACCCATCTCACGACTCCTACAACTCGGAGCCGGATCTTTTGCGCCGAAGGGCGCCGGAAGGAGGTACGACATGCGCGGAACCGTCAAATGGTTCAGCGACGAGAAAG harbors:
- a CDS encoding tetratricopeptide repeat protein; this translates as MPLSAERKVVSVLFADLTDSTKLAASIDPERFRELQGAFYREASERIGSLRGRTEKFVGDSVMAIFGVPYSHDDDALRAVRAGIEIRDRTARLGEELGLPAPLQVRIGINSGPVVVGSGPADQFLASGAAVNLAARLQQAGEPGEILAGETTRQLTRTTVSFGEPRTVVAKGFDQPLTAWPVDSLSFRSSRRTIPIVGRHRELTLLRETLARSRETSRLHLVTVLGEPGIGKSRLVEELLSSVEEDVTVLRGRAGRFEEDALFASVGEMLRHEIGADATDPPETVLQRLHARVDEVCLREAEQETTDRLALALGIGADRGAQRPYQLAEVRAGLVAYLTGLTRSGGPVVVAFEDLELAPADLLELIEQVGVRGRRLPVVIVCAGRDEMLHTFPGWPGAVTDAITLRLEPLSEEHAIELARASGGSLADETAERVARHAGGNPFFIVETTGMLLHERNEEPAAVAPPLPATVHAVVAARIDHLDPRSRDVVRKASVFPRSSFFATDLAIVVEASDEALARLEDEELFVRDQERSEMWRFKHDVVRDVAYDSLAKRERLQLHLAVADRLESEGRYPAGLAHHLERAAHASVDLDPSDRSIAERAVDALQHSGDIARRRMESRTAIGRYERALALAGPEDQWSAREAQVLCGIGEARYWLGEFPESRATLERALMFGPEDDWVLCFAHRFIGDIALNIEGEIPRAEEHFARALDAARRLDEPSRAFGLARTLLIAAWAPYHARNDLAKAKEMFQEALDVATANPDGDPWAIARALTFLASMTSSLEHEAATLPFIERALEIGRSMKDPFTTAVAQHKLGAALGIMGRIDEAIPHLEAAAATLADIDARWETASVLADLGEILRHFDRPRGAERPLREALAITRELGDRQLIGWIAAELARTLRMLGRSDEARTILSEAATRIDLSAESSALKAKALMAVDDGDEKTARATMDHALELARARGLGNSLARMVWFAGRLLGPEAVGGEQALRDARERLEGAGWVMFLVDADLPPTL